ggtgcatgtggaaatcagggccatagaagagatgcatgtccagatagacctagaatttagctgattgaatttgatggagttttggttgaaataaatgcgtttgaaattaataggctggttggggtggccagctcgcttgggtggccagctcgcttgggaattacgttaactagttaactaactaactaactaactaactacCTATGACAGCTCTCCCGACGCCCGACGAAGAAATTGTCTTCCAACACAGAATTAAGTTCGTAGTTATATCTTCGCTAATACCACACCAGAGATTAAACTCGGCAAAGAGTTTGACGTGAAATCAACAGAGTCGGCTGCAGCGGAGTCAGTCCTATGATGGTTTCTATGTGGGTGTGCGAAGTAGGTTCCTGCAGCTTGGCTTTGTGAAGAGCCAATCGGCGAGGGCCACGAGGGAAATAAGTCTACCTATAACTTTGTCTCACGCCTAATTACACTACATACAGGAAAGGATGAAAAGGACGGATGGCACTTTTTTGGTGACAAACTCATGTCGAACCATCTCACTTAGTCTGGCCCTTCAGGCCACCGTGTGGCAGCATATTTGAATGAGGAAAAGGTATCTATCGTTGCCCATTTGGGTTAGCACGTTGCTATAAACTACAGGGCCCTAAATAGTAGGTCCTCCGGTGTTCCGACTCTCCAGCATATCATATCAGGCGTGAGTAGTCATGTTGAAAGGCTCGAAGCAACATTTTTGGAGGACGTAAATTTATGAACGAAGCATTTCAACTTTTAATAAACACACTGTATTTTATCATGGGCGCGGTAGCAGTTGCGGCTCACTCTGTGACCTGAAAAGAACTCACCATGTCATTGGGTTCAATCCGACTCGTGGCACTTCTGTAGGTATACTTTGCTTTTTCCTCGTAGCCAAGGTCCATAGGCCCTGACTATAATCGGAATAGGGATCATCATTGCAGATAAAGAGCCAAGTAACGTTCCAGCCCATTGAATTCCCATATTTTGAAACATTTGCCTCGAGAATAACGGAAAGCCAGCGGCTACCGCTGATCGAAGAATGATATTGGCAGCAACAGTTGAAGCAGCGCTAGAATCCGAGTATGTCAGCAGGGTCATTTAATATCTTCTTATATATAGGCCGAGAACTTACATTGGCAAGTATGCATCGACGAGATAGTTGAAGCACGGAAGAAAGATGCACAACACCCCGAATCCGATGAATATCCCGGCCGCAGCAGGCACAGCCCAGTGAATCTGAGGGATGAACCCAGTCCAGCAAAACCTGATATGTTTCTCAGTCAGCAGACATCATCCATCATTCTAACACAAAAATGGTTTCACTCACCAAAAGAGACCTATTGTAAAAACAGGCGCACCTAGAAGTGGTGGAGCGAGGCGCCACTCAGGAACTGCCACGCCATTGTTCTCTGCCAGTTTCTTTGCATAGGCTAAGTGCCCAGAAAGAATGAACGCACACGCAAGTAACACACCAACGATGAGCCCAAAGAACATTAGACCAGCAAAGGCAGGAGTCATTCCGTGAACGTGCTCGAAGACGAAAGAGAATGCCTCAAGAAGCGCATAGACAAGGCCATAGATGAAGGACATGTAGACTGACATCACAAGAATAATTGGTTCCGTGAAGAGCAACTTCAAAGGACGTGTGAAGTTTTTATCCACGATATTTGCGATACTGATATCGACCTCCTCGTGTCTGGCACGGAGATTACCGTTCTGGGACTTTTTGCGGATAGTAGCAGCCTTTGCCACCAGAATGGAAGGCGGATATGTCTCCTCCAAGAAGAGAACACTCAATAGTCCATTTCCCAAACTGAAAATTGCCGAAATGTAAAGGGTCCACCGCCAGCCAAGATGACTGGACACAATAAAGCCACCTATAAAAGGGGCCATAAAGGGGCCAATAAACACATTCAGTGAATATAGTGAAAGCACAGCACCGCGAGTTGTACTGTTGTATAAATCGACCAATACACCCGGGACAACAGTCAGTTGGCTTGCGCCAAACATGCCAGCGAAAAAGCGGCATATCACTAAGGTCTGGATATTTTCAGCCACTGCCGACGCAATAGTGAAGATTCCACCGCCTAACACTCCAATTGTCAGAGGCCATTTTCTTCCCCAAAGCTCTGGTGCAGGTGCCCAGATCAGAGGCCCTGATGCAAAGCCAAGGACGTAGAGGGTTGTTCCCAGTGTTCCGACCTCTGTCCCCACCCCAAAAGCTTTGCTTGCTTCTTCAATTCCCGGTGCAAAGATGGCACTTGTTGCGGATACAATGAAGGTCCCTGAGCAGACTAAAACAGAGTTGAAAAGTCTGTGTGAAGATTGCGGTCAGTTTGCTTTTGAGGATACCCGGATCTTTGGCTGATTTGGGCCTGTGGCTTACTTTTTAGACCTCCTCCAATTCTGAGGATAATTGGGATCATCAGCCCCATTAAAATCGACGTAGGTTGCTGTATTGGAAAAAGGTGACGGCAGTGCCTTGTCATCTTCAATCGAAAGCTTCTCGTGCATTTTAAACTTGATGGCTCAACGAGATTTGTGGGATGTCCTGGACTGCTGAACTCAGGCCAGGCTCTGCTATTTAATACAAGTTTGCACTCGGATGGAATAATTGGGAGATTGACATATTTAGGGTGCATGTCTTTTTCCCAACCAGCTTTACCTATAGAGTCGGGTATTGCGGAACGGGGAATTCCACTACAAGGCATAGCTAGGTACAAGACACCCGCAATTTCCGCGAGGTTTTGTTACGTCCTAGTTTTCAGGGTTGACAGTTGGAAAGGCTACATTTTAAGAGTTAAATGATGAAAGTCAACTTTTAACAATCACCGACTTCTCTTCAAAACACAAGAGTCTCTAGATAGAGTTCCCTCATCCAGATCCACCCAGGAAACCTGAACTGTCAATCACATCCGCATTCAGAAATTGATCAAGGTCATCCCTCTGCAAGCCAGGTAGATCGGTGACCAAAGCCCCTAGCCATGAGTACTCTTCGGCGCTTGGAAATTCTTGCTGGGTTGGCCCCGCTGGATTTTCATGCTCTTCCATGTTCATAATGTCGGTGAAGATCGCAAGGTCATCCTTCCTCCGCTGTTGATGGAGCTTAACTAGCAAGAGAGCCGCGCTCCAGGCTTCTCTCATGGTGTTTGTATCATAAGTGGATGCGACCAACTTCAATGTCTGCATTGCTTCGGGGAGCATTGCTAGCGATTGCCGAGTGTCCATCACGAGCAAGACACATATAATGTGGAAAGGCACGTTTGCCATCTGTTGCCAGGGATTACAGGTATTGACCATGGTGCGTGAGCAACCAAGTCCCTTTTTCAGCAATGCTAGAGCTTTTTCTGCTAGGAGAGACGATATTTCAAGCTTCTCTGTATGGATTCTGCGCAGAAGGCAAAGCACAAGATTGCATTGCGCCATGGCTGAGGGAGGCTCGGCATGAACTCTTTCTAGGATCTGCGAAAGAGATTCTTCTAACTTGAtctcattttcttttggCTTTCCTGGGTCTAGGCTTGCTGATAGTGGAATAAGTCCTAATAGCTCATATGTCGAATCACTTTCCGAGGCTGATGGAAGCAATGGCAAATCATTCTTTTGAAAGGACACTCTCGATAGACCAAGATCATAAGACGTCCACATATTAAGATGTAGTGCCACGCCGAAGAGTTTTCTTCTGATATTTGGATCAAACTCTGTGCCAATACTGCGCGGAAAGACTGAATCAGTGGACTCTAGGTGGAATCCTGCGGCTTCCACCAGATGCATCAACTTCGAACTCGCGATCCATGTTGAGTGGGGCAGATCTGTCATTCGCATGTAGACAACTCGTAGTGTCCACCCAGTGAGAAGTTCCACAGGAGGAGCACCACACAGAACGTACGTGTCGAGAATTGAATGTGCCGATCCGATGAGATGCAATTCAGTGATGGTCATGTTTCGTTGGGAAAACAAACAACCTAGTGCAGCTACGCCACCGAGAACACTGTCATATAGACTACCGACCATGGGAGACTGCCACCTAGCCTCTAGTCGCTCGAAAAATTGAGAAGAGTCAATAAAGCCATAGCTTGGGGCAATCTTAGCGAAGTAGATTTGAGCGAGAGTCTTCACATGTTCCAAGGATGTGATATCCGTGATTGACAGCACAGGGTACACAGCCTGAGATTCGGATGACAGTTGTCGCTTTCCAATGTTCCAACCAAACAGGCTGAGTTTTGGCGCTTTCGCAGGATCGATCTTCAGGCCCATCCGCCGAACAAATGCAGCACCGGAGTTGGCCCACAACCGGCGATCCACCCCATGTGGATCCACTGAGTTAATGGGCTGTGAAGACCTTGGCAAGGCAATTTCTTTTGGAGGCTGTTGAGCAGCATGGTGTCTTTGTCGTTGCTGACGCTCGTAGTGACAATCATAGCCCCATTGAAGACAAGTGCTGCAGGGTTCAGCGCcatcgcattttcttttccgTTCTCGACATGGTTCACATGCGATTCGGGCACGTTTTCGTTTCAAGTCGGATTGTGACATCTTCGGATAAGAAGCAGCACGTGTAGAGGTTCCGCATTCTCCGAGTGCAATGAGGGCATAGACATGGCGGGTATTGCGGAGGAGATGGGTGGGGATGAGTGGGTATTGAGGGAAGAAAACGGGAATGGGAGAGCGAATTTTTCTGCCACATGAATGAGTTCGACGGGGCGCGTGGGGGCCGCCTTCGCGGCTCACCCTCTCCGTCCCGGGAGAGGGAAATATCATCCCCGTGCAATTCATTCTTTCCACCGGACTTTTTATTGATTTCATCATATCCGAGGGACTGGAGATCCTTCTGTAGTTTCAGGTCCCCAAGGCACGCATCCAGATTAGTCTACAGGAGGAATCGTCCCACGGGGGTGTGGGATAGACATCGTTCTGTTAAATTTCTGGTGGTTCCAGAGGGTGGTTTCCGAAGCTGGCAGATCCGTTCCCTCTCCTCATTCCTTTCTGTCAACAGCGCGAAGTGGATAGCGGACTCGCCATCATCGCCAAGCAAGGGTCCAGCGAAGAAGATCCCTAGATTTAGAGGCCATTTGGCACCTCGCTACTCAATACGGAGCCCAGCCGGATGCGGCTCGATTAGCAGACACAACACATCTTTCAACTACTCGGAAGGTGCTATGTAGAGCGGTCATTTCGGATGCTTCTTCCCCCGGGGAAAGTGTCGCTAAGTCAGCAGATCTCCACACCTCGGTGGTCAAGTTAAAGAACCTCTTCAAAGACGGAGAAGACAGAGAAATCCGTCTTGAGGACAAGGACCGTCGAGAGTAACCCTACGTCGCTGATGAACAGTTGTGAATATCCATACTACCGACGACAAAGACAATTTCAAGCTACCGACCTCATTTTGGGTCAAGACCTTAAAGGGTCTACATGACGGTTTCGAAGATCCTGTTGACTTCATTGAAGATATCGAAACTGCGGCCGAGAGAGACTACAGCCTGGAGTCGGCAGCATTGAAGGCTTTTGGAGGCGAGTGATATGGAGGCCCATGCGGCCGAAGGAAAAGCTCTCCAGAACAAGAAAAATCAGGACTGCCGTCTACTGTTTCGTCAGAATCGTCCCACGGGGGTGTAGGGCAGATTTCGGTCTGTCAGGTATCACGACTCTGGGATGATGCCTGAGGCCTAGTCATTCATCTTCCCAGCCGCATTGGAGGTTTTAAAGCATTGTCGTTTACTTGATAGCTTCTTTATTCTGTAAAAACCCGACGCTTGTTCTTCACAAAGTCTACCTTGAATTTTCATGGGAGCCTACCGAAAATCTAGCCGGGGAAATCAGCAATTGTAAATGAATCGAGATATCAAGAAGCATGAGGAATTTTCAAGACAGGAAAATTGCATTTATCAGCTAAGGCTAACAGTGAAAACTCAAAGGACAGGTAGGGTTTCTAAACTCGAATCCGTTTCCAATTCTAGTGAGACCAATTGTGTATTTTGCATCAGCCTCACAGGATGTCGCGCGCAAGCCCAATCACATCTTGGATAACTTCACAACAGCAGGATCTGCAAAGCCTCCTGGCCTTGTACCAGACCAGTGCCGACACTACCTTCGCTATACAGTGGATTCACCACCACAATGACAAATATCGATACAACTGACTTTGACCTTGCAGACTGGGCAACTTATTCCAACGAAGGCACTATCAGCGATGAGCGGACTGTGTATTGAAAGAGGTATTTCCGCAGCACATGTCAGTGAAGATTAATTCAGAGTTGTGAGCACTGGACAATGCgaatgtacaacatacagcaTATACATGATAGTTTGCGGGTATTGCGGAGATTTGCGGGGCTGATTGTTGTGACGTCGACAAAGATGTCTCGGCTCCCAAACTACTTTCAAAACAAACTTCTTCCCCAACATCTTGTCGCATAATGGTTACCAATGATCACATTGCGACATCATCTTAATATTTGAAAATAGTCTCAAGCACCTAACCATGGCCGCAAGCTTGCTATCACGATACCCATGGGTATCTAGTCCATTTGTGGTCAGCGCCCCCATGAAAGTAATGTCCGGTCCAGCGCTAGCAGTAGCTGTCTCTCGCGCCGGAGGACTAGGGTTCATTGGCCCCGGTGCCAAAACTCGGGACACTAGTGATGATCTCGAGACAGCATCATCGCTCATACGCCAAGGGGCCAGCACAGTGCCAACTCCCAGCTCGACGCTACCTATCGGCATAGGATACCAGCTCTGGAGTGATGATATCAACGTCGCTGTCGCCGCGATCGAGAAGAATAAACCATGTGCAGCCTGGCTGTACGCCCCACGCCAAGGGCCCAAGGAATTCGACGACTGGTCTAGCAAGATCCGTCAAGCGTCCCCTGACACGCAAATCTGGATTCAGATTGGCACCCTGAAGGAGGCAAAAGAACTTCTTGAAAACCGTGAGCGACCAGATGTTGTTGTCGTGCAAGGGGCCGAATCCGGTGGCCACGGTCGGGCGAAAGATGGAATGGGGCTTATGGCACTGTTTCCCGAAGTGGCGGACGCCATGGCAGGCAGCCAAATTGCTTTGTTTGCGGCTGGTGGAATCGCAGATGGGCGCGGTGCTGCAGCGGCAATGTGTCTTGGGGCTTCGGGCGTGGTAATGGGGACTCGATTCCTAGCTGCTAGTGAAGCACGCATTAGCCGGGGTTACCAAGACGAGGTTGTACGTGCGGTCGACGGTGCTGCCTCAACTGCGCGCACGCTACTGTATAATCACCTTAGAGGCACATTTGGGTGGCCAGAAGAATATAGTCCCCGGACTATCTTGAACAAATCATTTGTTGAGCAACAGGATGGGAAGTCTTTCAAGGATCTGAAAAGGCTGCATGATGAAGCTGTAAAGACGGGCGATAAGGGGTGGGGGCCTGAAGGAAGACTCGCAACATATGCAGGAGCATCTGTGGGACTGATACATGGCGTGAAAGATGCAAAAGAAATTGTCCATGAGATTCGAGAGGATGCATCGGAAAGAATCCAGCGGCTATGTCCCAGAGAGGAGTAGGACACAATTTTAAACAATTTGTTGCATGAAGCTGAGCTAAGGTCTCCATAAAGCTCTGGGGCGTGATATCTTCAAACTTGTCAACATCGAAAAGAAAGGAGGTCCAACTTCTTGCACTGTCACTGGCATAAATTGGCCCTGCAAACTCCAGAGCAGCATTGACAGCCCGATTCGCAACTCTTGTTTTTCAGTCTACAAGCACCGATCCACTCACAGTACGCGTTGGTCTCATGCTGAAGGCTACAGGACATGTGCTCTGCGCAAGGCCTCTCGGCAGAACAATGTACGCCACAAATATCTTCACCTTTCATGCAGAACATCTCGACCATGGAAGCTCCAAGGGTATTAAGAGTACGGGCAGGGCGACATTGCAGGCCAGAGGGACATTCAGAGCCCTTTAGACAACGCAGATTCTCTGCAGCAGCCATGCACATTCCCCTCTCACACTGACCCGTGACACACTGGCCGTCTTCCCTGCAAAGGGCGCCAGTTACAGAAATTTACGGGCAGGTCATGAAGCCTGAAGCGCAGCACATACTATAGTCCAGGTGGGCAGATTGGCAGTTCAATCTACTAGAAACGCTGTTATTGGGACAGTTGCTTGGACTCCTGGGTAGATGCATGATCACTGGAGAAAATTTGCCCTTGTCTGTCGGCAGGAGAATCGACCGTCAAGCATTTTATACTCCCTGACATTTCTGCTAACACCATCGCCAACAGCTTGTCTGGACAAATTCGCATGGGGTTGGATGGATGTGAAGAGTTCGTGGTTGTAAGAGTCATCGCTGGATGACTTTGTACTAGATCTTTGTGATCGGAGGCTTTTTGCTTAGAGGTA
The nucleotide sequence above comes from Penicillium digitatum chromosome 1, complete sequence. Encoded proteins:
- a CDS encoding Major facilitator superfamily domain, general substrate transporter; the encoded protein is MHEKLSIEDDKALPSPFSNTATYVDFNGADDPNYPQNWRRSKKLFNSVLVCSGTFIVSATSAIFAPGIEEASKAFGVGTEVGTLGTTLYVLGFASGPLIWAPAPELWGRKWPLTIGVLGGGIFTIASAVAENIQTLVICRFFAGMFGASQLTVVPGVLVDLYNSTTRGAVLSLYSLNVFIGPFMAPFIGGFIVSSHLGWRWTLYISAIFSLGNGLLSVLFLEETYPPSILVAKAATIRKKSQNGNLRARHEEVDISIANIVDKNFTRPLKLLFTEPIILVMSVYMSFIYGLVYALLEAFSFVFEHVHGMTPAFAGLMFFGLIVGVLLACAFILSGHLAYAKKLAENNGVAVPEWRLAPPLLGAPVFTIGLFWFCWTGFIPQIHWAVPAAAGIFIGFGVLCIFLPCFNYLVDAYLPM
- a CDS encoding Zn(2)-C6 fungal-type DNA-binding domain, which encodes MSQSDLKRKRARIACEPCRERKRKCDGAEPCSTCLQWGYDCHYERQQRQRHHAAQQPPKEIALPRSSQPINSVDPHGVDRRLWANSGAAFVRRMGLKIDPAKAPKLSLFGWNIGKRQLSSESQAVYPVLSITDITSLEHVKTLAQIYFAKIAPSYGFIDSSQFFERLEARWQSPMVGSLYDSVLGGVAALGCLFSQRNMTITELHLIGSAHSILDTYVLCGAPPVELLTGWTLRVVYMRMTDLPHSTWIASSKLMHLVEAAGFHLESTDSVFPRSIGTEFDPNIRRKLFGVALHLNMWTSYDLGLSRVSFQKNDLPLLPSASESDSTYELLGLIPLSASLDPGKPKENEIKLEESLSQILERVHAEPPSAMAQCNLVLCLLRRIHTEKLEISSLLAEKALALLKKGLGCSRTMVNTCNPWQQMANVPFHIICVLLVMDTRQSLAMLPEAMQTLKLVASTYDTNTMREAWSAALLLVKLHQQRRKDDLAIFTDIMNMEEHENPAGPTQQEFPSAEEYSWLGALVTDLPGLQRDDLDQFLNADVIDSSGFLGGSG
- a CDS encoding Aldolase-type TIM barrel encodes the protein MAASLLSRYPWVSSPFVVSAPMKVMSGPALAVAVSRAGGLGFIGPGAKTRDTSDDLETASSLIRQGASTVPTPSSTLPIGIGYQLWSDDINVAVAAIEKNKPCAAWLYAPRQGPKEFDDWSSKIRQASPDTQIWIQIGTLKEAKELLENRERPDVVVVQGAESGGHGRAKDGMGLMALFPEVADAMAGSQIALFAAGGIADGRGAAAAMCLGASGVVMGTRFLAASEARISRGYQDEVVRAVDGAASTARTLLYNHLRGTFGWPEEYSPRTILNKSFVEQQDGKSFKDLKRLHDEAVKTGDKGWGPEGRLATYAGASVGLIHGVKDAKEIVHEIREDASERIQRLCPREE